The Salinispora tropica CNB-440 genome has a window encoding:
- a CDS encoding DUF1330 domain-containing protein, with protein MAALLIGNVGTLGDPEAMAEYRAKVGSTLALHGGGFVIRNGTFEVLEGIWRPDHLSVMGFPSAEQAHRWYRSPEYREIVPLRAGTHMDLILVEGQAV; from the coding sequence ATGGCGGCGCTTCTGATCGGCAACGTGGGTACGCTCGGTGACCCGGAGGCCATGGCCGAGTACCGGGCAAAGGTGGGTTCGACGCTCGCCCTGCACGGTGGCGGGTTTGTCATCCGCAACGGCACGTTCGAGGTGCTGGAGGGAATCTGGCGGCCGGACCACCTCTCGGTGATGGGCTTCCCCTCGGCCGAGCAAGCCCACCGGTGGTACCGCTCGCCCGAGTACCGCGAGATCGTGCCGCTCCGCGCCGGTACACACATGGACCTGATCCTCGTCGAGGGCCAAGCAGTCTAG
- a CDS encoding PhzF family phenazine biosynthesis protein — protein MAGLRRRRFAQVDVFAEEAYLGNPVAVVLDGDGITERDMAQFARWTNLSETTYVLPSAVADYRLRIFTPGGEIPFAGHPTLGSAHAWLEAGGIPHSDVLVQECDLGLVTVRRAVTGLSFAAPPLRRDGPLASDHLARIVRALRIAPEQVVAHGWVDNGPGWAAVRLASADEVLAVDPDEQQMYDLMLGVVGAYPAGSPLQFEVRAFAAPAGVREDPVTGSLNAGIAQWLISTGAAPGSYRAGQGARVGRRGVLTVSADGDVVWVGGRSTTYVRGVVDL, from the coding sequence ATGGCCGGATTGCGGCGGCGGCGCTTCGCACAGGTGGACGTCTTCGCCGAGGAGGCATACCTCGGCAACCCGGTCGCGGTGGTGCTCGACGGCGACGGAATTACCGAGCGGGACATGGCGCAGTTCGCGAGGTGGACGAATCTGTCCGAGACGACCTACGTTCTCCCGTCGGCCGTGGCCGACTACCGCTTACGGATCTTCACACCCGGTGGTGAGATCCCCTTTGCGGGACACCCGACGCTGGGCTCGGCACACGCGTGGCTGGAGGCGGGTGGTATCCCACACTCCGACGTGCTCGTTCAGGAGTGCGACCTAGGATTGGTGACGGTCCGCCGCGCCGTCACCGGCCTGAGCTTTGCCGCTCCGCCCCTACGGCGCGATGGCCCCCTGGCCTCCGATCACCTCGCCCGCATCGTGCGGGCTCTGCGGATTGCCCCCGAGCAGGTCGTCGCGCACGGCTGGGTGGACAACGGCCCGGGCTGGGCAGCCGTGCGGCTCGCGTCCGCGGACGAGGTGCTGGCGGTGGATCCCGATGAACAGCAGATGTATGACCTCATGCTCGGCGTTGTGGGCGCCTATCCCGCAGGATCGCCGCTGCAGTTCGAGGTGCGCGCGTTCGCCGCGCCCGCCGGTGTGCGTGAGGATCCGGTCACTGGGAGCCTCAACGCCGGCATTGCCCAGTGGCTCATCAGCACGGGTGCCGCGCCAGGCAGCTACCGGGCGGGTCAGGGTGCGCGCGTCGGGCGTCGTGGTGTGCTGACCGTCAGCGCGGACGGCGACGTCGTGTGGGTGGGGGGACGGAGCACGACTTACGTTCGCGGCGTGGTGGACCTGTGA